The genomic segment TTACTCTATACATGCAAACACATTATGTGCACGTGTGTACGTGTTTATACACGTACACATATATAACATTCACTTCGCAAACCATTCCTTTtcttataagttttttttttttaaagattttatttatttatttgagaaagagagcgtgcgCATGAAtggggtgaagagcagagggagaagcaggctccccgctgagcagggagcccgacgtggggctcgatcccaggaccccgggatcatgacctgagccgaaggcagacacttcaccgactgactcacccaggggccccatcaAACCATTCCTTTTCTAATCGACCTTGAAACGGGGTATGGGTCTTAAATCTGTGACGATTAACTTGAGGGGAGACCAGGGCTCTGTTCCGCAGtaagctttttctctcttccaaatatAACAGCACCACTCCTTTCATTTAAAGTGCAAGCTGTttcactaacataacataataaaataaaatttaaaaaaaagtacatttcccTGAACACCAATTAGGTTGAGcaccttctaaaaaaaaaaaaaaaatgcaagctgtttctatttttaaaaattgtgtgatGTAGTCTGAGTGTTGAATATGTTGAGGTGTCTGGTAATATGTCTTAAATCTAGTCTTCTGTTTTACCCGAAGGAACGGAAGGATGAACTTGCCACTGTGGAGACCATCAACAATGGCAAGTCCATCTTCGAGGCCCGCTGGGACATGGACACTTCATGGCAGTGTCTCGAGTACTATGCGGGCTTGGCTGCATCCATGGCTGGTgagccctggcctggcctgggagcAGGTGGCCGGGAGGCAGAAGAGCAGATCCTAGTGGTGAAGGAGAGAGATTTGGGGATTAAGACAGACCTGGGTTAAAAATCCTGGTTTTATCACTCTCCGCGTGGGTGACCCTGAGAATTACTTTATCTTTCCTTATTGAAACTGTCTTCGTGCGTTATCATAacgattaaatgagaaaatatacgTAAAGCACTCAGCATGGTACCTGAGCTTCAGGCCAAGTTGTTAAAAAACCAGTTCTTGCAAGAGTCAGTAAGCGTTATATTTACTAGTTCCACCCAGTTAAGTTAGcagaaaaggttttgttttgtttgactcTGTGAGGTTTACAGTAGTTGGTGTTGGATGGTCACCAGCACCCagcagggcagtggggagccagagTCTGAGGTTTGGGTCCTACACTTCCATCTTGTTTCCTTTAAGTTATTATCTGCTAGACGCTCTAAGGTTTTAGAGGATTATATTAAGTCAAGTGAACACAGGTTTGAGGGACGGGTAGGATTCTTTATCGGAGAGGATGTGCAGAGGCGTGCACGCAAGGCTAGAATGAACATTAGAGCGGAGACGGAGCGCTGGCGTATTGGGGACAGTGAGGAGGCCAGGGTCAGCGGGGAGGCCGGGGTCAGCGGGGAGGCCGGGGTCAGCGGGGAGGCCGGGGTCAGCCGGGAGGCCGGGGACAGCGGGGAGGCCAGGGTCAGCGGGGAGGCCGGGGTCAGTGGGGAGGCCACCAAGTGTGGTACAAGCTGAGTAGGGCTGTTGGCGGAGTCTCTGGAAAGGCAGTCCTGCATTCTCTGCGACTCTTCTGTTTCCCCCTTAGGCGAGCATATCCAGCTCCCAGGCGGATCGTTTGGCTATACCAGAAGAGAACCGCTTGGCGTCTGTGTGGGAATAGGCGCGTGGAACTACCCCTTCCAGATCGCCTGCTGGAAGTCGGCGCCAGCCTTAGCATGTGGTGAGAAAGAATGGCTCTTCCATGTGGGAGCCGTCTGCTCTCGCCCCATTCTCTGCCTCTCACCTGTCCGtgcccgtgcacacacacacatacgcactcATTCACACACTCATACTCTACAGCAGAAGGGGCCTGCCTTGGGACACCTGAAGCCTCAGAGGACGGGCGTCCCCCACTACCCTGCCGCCTCGGAACCTGACAGCTTAGCGCACGCACACGGATTGCTTCTATGTTATTcccactgttatttttattttttttaaagattttatttatttatttgagagggaaagagagcacaagcagggggagctgcaagcagagggagaagcaggcttcccgccgagcagggagcccaatgtgggactcgatcccaggaccccgggatcatgacctgagccgaaggcagccgcttaaccgactgagccacccaggcgccccattcccacttttatttatctaatttatttttgttatggaaAGGAAGACCATTAATTTTGGCCTTGGAAGCCTGATTTCTTACGGTCACATTGATATAGATTTGTGCTCCTTATAAGTTCTCCTTTCTGCACAAAAATTGTGGGATGATTTCTGTGGAGGGAGTCGCACTCAAGTTTGGCTTCACTTAAGAAGCAGAAGATAAACTTTGTCCTTCTTAAGACAAATGATAAACAAGGCTCCCATTAGAGAAACTTGGGCTGGCTGACTGAAGAAGTTTTCTCATACTATTTAAAGAGGAGTCGGTGGGAAAAGATGATTTATTGTATCTTAGGAGAAAAAATCCTGAGGTTAAAGAAAGCACCACGGTTGGGCCACTGTGTTGAAATGCAGCTTTCCTCGTGTTGCCGCTTCGTGTCCTCCTGCTTTTTGCAAGTTCCCGTGTGAGGCAGAGACAGCTGCGACAGAAGGACTAGAACTAAGTCACTAGCTTTGGAGACTCATCAAAATGAACCGTTCTGGTCTTCCTTTCAACTTCTCTAAAGTGGGAGTGAGCGCACCGCTTCCTCCTTCTGTGGCACGTGTTAAATGAGATCATAGCTGTGGAAAGGTCTGGAAATGCGGGTGTAAGGTGTTCCTGGTTGAGACTGGGCGGGTGCGTGGCTTGGGATCTGCTCATTGCGAGAAGCCAAGGTGGGGAGAACAAGCTGGGTTTACTTACTTGTACCAGTGCGGGTCTAGGAGGTGATGGGGGGGTGGACAGGAAACACTTGGAGCTGCTCTTGGCTTGTCCTCCTGTCCCGCCCTGTGCTCAGAGGATCGCCGGTCTTAAGCGGTCTTCTGTGCTCGCGTCTCGGGTTTGCGCAGGTAACGCCATGGTCTTCAAGCCGTCTCCCTTCACGCCGGTGTCGGTGCTGCGGCTGGCCGAGATCTACACGGAGGCCGGCGTGCCCCCCGGGCTCTTCAACGTGGTTCAAGGAGGGGCGGCCACGGGCCAGTTTCTGTGTCAGCATCCTGACGTGGCCAAAGTCTCCTTCACCGGGAGTGTGCCCACCGGCTCGAAGGTAACGAAACCAGTATGGGTCCCCACAGATGGCGGTGTCGGGCCTGCCCAGAGTACATGTCGGAGGCTTACCTTCCGATCTTACCCAGCTTGTGCTGGGAGGGAGGCCGTGGGAATCGGGACAAGGATCTGAAGCGCGCTTTGGACGTGTGAGCGGGGAAGGAAGTGGAGTGGAATGATCAGAACATTAGGCTGGCAGTCGGTCCCCGAGGGGATGGAAGTCATCTTCTCCCCGTGTCTCCGAGCGCGGGGTCTGGGCTGCCACTTGGGTCCTTGGTGTCTGAGCTCCTCTGTGGCAGCCACCTCAGAAGGAAGGGTGCTCGCTCAATTTATTTCCGAGGTACTGTTTTGACCTTAACTAACTGTCAGCCTTGAACACAGTAATAGTAAGAGAAGAGTTTCCGCCTGTGACACGTGAATGAACGGTAGTTTCAAAATGCATTCCCTCCTCAGTAAGAGTATCTTTCCCAGAAAGTCAAGTGCAGTCCTGTGGATTCTCTTAAGGGTTCTGGAAAAGGATAGGTAGACGAAAGGGCAAAGTCCCTGACAAGACAAGGCTGCAGGTCCTTCGTAGTTCAAGATGCCTGGAGGCTCAGGTTCTAGCTGATGTAGCATGAGGTTTTACCTGCGTGACGCTTCTCAATGTGTTTGTTCTTGTTCTGTAAGATCATGGAGATGTCAGCCAAAGGAATCAAACCTGTCACATTGGAACTGGGAGGCAAATCTCCCCTGATCATCTTCTCCGATTGTGACATGGAGAACGCTGTGAAGGGGGCGCTGATGGCCAATTTCCTCACGCAAGGCGAGGTATGCACCCGTCCCTGGCAGGTCTCAAAGGAATCTCGCCCCTTCATCGAACAGCATGTTTTAAAGCTTTCTGTTTCGAAgtaatttcagacttacagaagCGTTGCCCAGATAGTGCAAAGAGTTCGTTTGTATCTTTGAGCCACGTTtctcaaatgttaacattttatcacatttcctttgtcattctgtttctctttctatacatacatatgcGTGTTATCTTTTTCTGAACGGTTTGAAAGTTGCAGACATAAGATCTGTAACTTTTACatttctgtgtgtattttctaGAAACAAgtgcattctctttttttttttttttttttataaaagactttatttatttgacagagagagacacagtgagagagggaacacaagcagggggagcgggagagagagaagcaggcttccctctgaacagggagcctgatgtggggctcgatcccaggaccctgggatcgtgacctgagccgaaggcagacgcttaacaactgagccacccaggcgccccacagtgcATTCTCTTATGTAAGCACGGTGCACTTAGTAAAATCAATAACCTCGTATGGAGTATACGCACTCTGCAGCCCCTATCCAcatattgtcattttttaaaaaagattttatttatttgagagagaaaaagagagcacaagcagggggagcagcaggctccccgctgagcaaggagcccgatgcaggactcgatccgaggaccccaggatcatgacctgagctgaaggcagacgtttaaccgactgagccacccaggcgccccacatgttGTCACTTGTTTGACATTAGTCCTTTTagcaaactaaacaaaaacacagtttctttcttctggtCCAAGACCGAATCCGGGAAGGTGTGTCGCCTTTAGTTGTTGTGTCCGCATAGCCTCCTTTAGTCTGGAACAGTCAGCTCTTCAGTTAGTCTTATCTTTCaggaccttgacatttttgaagaatacaagctatttattttgtagaatgtccctcattTGGGGTCTGTCTGGTGTTTCCTTTGGTAAGATTTGGGTTATGTGTTTGGGGCAAAAAAACACCACAGAAGCGATGTTGTGTCCTTCTCAGAGGTGCTGTTGACCCTGCCGAGGGTGGGTGTTCGTCGGGGGAGACGCGTCACGTAGCAGACAGTGCGACAGGATTCTCTACCTCCTCAGCTCTCCCCCACTAGTCTTAACACCCTTGGATGATTTTTGCTGGAAACAGTTTTATGATGGGGGTTCCCAAATGGTGATTTCCCAATTCCGTTCTTCTACATTTATCAGTTCACTCTCCACTGTGAGAAGGAACTTTTCCTTCTCTCGtgtttttttcactcatttatttttattatcacgGACCATGGATTCTTACTTTATTCTATGGATTACAATCCatttactatcattatttattctgATGCTCAGATAATTGCCAATTTGGCTCATGGCAGCTCCCGTGACCTTTTGATATGTGTTCATTATTCTGTGAGCATCAGTACTTGGCTCTGTTTTTGGACTTTGTATCTATAGTTCTGATAGCATTTGAACAGTATCTGTGCTCACGTTCTACGGGAGGATCTAAATGGTCATGACTGGTGATTTTAGAGACAGATGTTCACTGTGAAATGCTTCAGGCTTTTATTAGGCTCAAGCCCTTAGTGCTTAagtctatttttgctttcctgTCCCCTCCTACTCTCTAAATACACGGCCCCATTGAGCCTCTTGACAGGAGGCAATAGGAGAGCTCGTGTGACTCATGTGGATCTATGAATGGCCTTaaggaaatgtaaacaaaaagCCAGAACTTTCTTCTCGAAGGGCAGGCAATTTCTTTGCTGATAGGGTGGTATGTCCACAATTCCATGTGTGATTCTGTTCAGGATGGGGATAATTTTTAGAGCTGGAACTAACCTTTTAAAAAGGTATACTGTCTCTTTTCAGATTAAAGTTGgattcttccctcttttcctttttccttcctacaTACACATTTGTGTCTGTCCTTCAGGTTTGTTGTAATGGCACAAGAGTATTTGTGCAAAAGGAAATTCTTGATGAATTTACAAGAGAAGTAGTGAAACGGACCCAAAAGATAAAAATCGGAGATCCCCTTCTGGAAGATACGAGGATGGGTCCCCTCATTAATCGCCCACACCTGGAGCGAGTCCTTGGGTTTGTTAAGCTGGCAAAGGAGCAGGtgagaaacaaatagaaataggATGGGGCGAGGGGGAGGGGAATTATTCCACGTTCCTTGCTGGGTGCACTTTTCCTGTGCTAATACCTGCTTGGCTCACGATGTCCTCAGCTGTGTTCTGCTGCGTACCTGCAGTGGGCTGACTAGGTGTCTGCTCAGGACACACTGAACGTTTCAGGGGTGCATATCAGGGTTGTGTGTTTAATAGAAACTATGCATTCTTCTTCTCTTTGGGCAGGGTGCGAAAGTGCTGTGCGGTGGAGACATACATGTACCCGAAGATCCCAAATTGAAGGATGGATATTACATGAGACCTTGTGTACTGAGTACGTCCTCTTCTTGTTTGCTTTTAAACAGTTTGAAATAAATGTTAGATAGAaaagtgtatttataaaatacGTATATGGTATGAAGCAAGTGTCAGTAAACAGTGTCCCCACTGCTCAGACTTAAGGAGTAGAAGTTCTTCCTTACCTCCCATGTGCCCTTCCTCTTGGACAGCAGTGTGCTTTAGTTTACCTGAGACTTAACTGGGTCGACACCTGTTGTTCTGGAAGCAaggagctcaaaaaaaaaaaaaaaagaaaagaaatggtagtGCATGTTTGATAAAACAattaatgaatttcttttctcAGGAAAGTTGCTGAAgaatatgtttttctttgaacGATATGTCATCAATATAATAAAACCAATTTGTCAGACAATCTGgcgatatttaaaaaattttgtagtTTAATAGTTTTTAGCACCTCTTTTCAATCTTAAACATCTCCTGGTTTGGACAGGCAAGTGTATGGTCATCCCGCTGTCTTCGACCCTTTTACTTCCCCCCTCCCTCAGAGGTGCCCACTGCTCTAGGTAATGTTATTTTCGTGCTTCCCTCTGTTATTTTACAATGTATCTTAGTATCCCTATAAAAATATTGGTAGTtgcactgctgttcaacatagtactagaagtccaatcagacaacaaaaataaaaggcatccaaatcggcaaagaagaagtcaaactctcactctttgtggatgacatgatactctatgtggaaaacccaaaagactccatcccaaaattgcttaaactcatacaggaattcagcaaaatggcaggatataaaatcagtgcacagaaatcttTGCatgtctatacactaacaatgagatagaagaaagagaaattatggagTCGAttgcatttacaattgcaccaaaaaccataagatacctaggaataagcctaaccaaagacacaaaggatctgtactccgaaaactatagaacactcatgaaagaaattgaggaagatacaaagaaatggaaaaacgttccctgctcatggactggaagaacaaatattgtgaagatgtcaatgctacctagagcaatctacacattcagtgcaatccctatcaaaataccatccacttttttcacagagctggaacaaataatcctaacatttgtatggaaccaggaaagaccccgaatagccaaaggaatgttgaaaaagaaaacccaagctggtggcatcacaattccagacttcaagctctactacaaagctgtcatcatcaagacagtatgttactggcacaaaaacagacacatagatcagtggaacagaatggagagcccagaaatggaccctcaactctgtggtcacctaatcttcaacaaagcaggaaagaatgtccaatggaaaaaagacagtctcttcaacaaatggtgttgggaaaattggacagccacatgcagaataatgaaactggaccatttccttacaccacacacaaaaatagactcaaaatggatgaaagatctaaatgggacacaggaatccatcaaaatcctagaggagaacacaggcagcaacctctttgatctcagccgtagcaacttcttgccagacatgtctccaaaggcaagggaaaaaaaggcaaaaatgaactactgggacttcatcaagataaaaatcttttgcacagcaaaggaaatagtcgacaaaatcaaaagacaactgacagaatgggagaagatatttgtaatgtcttaccagataaagggctaatacccaaagtctataaagaacttaatcaaactcaacacccaaagaacaaataatccaatcaagaaatgagcagaagacatgaacagacatttctccaaagaagacatccaaatggccaatagacgcatgaaaaagtgctcaatgtcactcggcatcagggaaatacaaatcaaaaccacagtgagataccacctcacaccagtcagaatggctaaaaatcacaagtcaggaaacgacatgttggcgaggatgtggaagaaggggaaccctcctacactgttggtgggaatgcaagctggtgcagccactctggaaaacagtatggaggttcctcaagacattaaaaatagagctaccctacgacccagcaattgcactactgggtatttaccccaaagatataaatgtagtgatccaaaggggcacatgcaccccaatgtttatagcagcaatgtccacaatagccaaactatggacagatgaatggataaagaagaagtggtcaATATATgtaatggactattactcagccatcagaaaaatgcagtcttgccatttgaaatgacagggatagaactagagggtattatgctgagcaaagtaagtcaatcagagtaagacaattatcatatgatctcactcatatgtggaatttaagaaacaaaacaggagcataggggtagggagggaaaaatgaaataagacaaaaccacagagggagacaaaccataagagactcttaatcataggaaacaaacagggttgctagaggggagcagggtgggggaatggggttaactgggtgatggacattaaggagggatgtaatgaacactgggtgttatataaaactgatgaatcactgaactctacctctgaaactaataatacactatatgttaattaattgaatttaagttaaaaaatagtaaaaaaaaaatcagtttcacaGGCTTTAAAAAACTATATACAGATTGAATTATGTTTTGTAATTCCTTACATCTTGTCTAGAAGATAGATCCAGCTGATCTTTGTCCCTAAGGTTGACAGCTGTGTCCATTTTCAGCACTTGATTATCTGATGCATTTTAACCTTTAGCCCTCGCTAAAAAAAGATCCACTGAGGTTTGAAAGCTATGAACCTAGCATCCATACCATGGATTAGCTTGTACTTATTAACTGAATAGGAAAAgcttacaatatatttttagatacaaataaaaaatatagattaaaCAATAGTGTGTATGGTATAAACCCAGATGTATTAAAAAACAAGTGTATgcataagaaaaagaaggaatggagTATTCATCGTAATGTTAATAGGGTTGCTGGGTTTAAAGGTGATTTTTATTATACTTGGTACATTTCTTTGGTTGCTGGGATTAAAGGTGATTTTTATTATACTTGGTACATTTCTGAATATTCCAGATTTTTCACAgggaatatatattttacaattaggaaaaaaaagttaaacaagcTGTGAACCTAGGCAAAGAACAGGGAGCTAACTGAATCACTTTATTCTAGTGATTCTGAAAGCCTGGTTTGTGATCCATGACGTCAGTGCCACTTGGAAAACCTGTTAAATTAGGGGCCGATTCCTGGCTCCTGCCCTAGACCCCTCAATGTAACTCTCAGAGTGGGGCCCAGCGATCTGCTTTTCAATAAACCCccaattaatttttattcatattaaagtttgagagtCTGGGTTAACTTTAGATTCCTTAAGATTTGGGGGCTAAACTACAGTGAGTGTTCCATTTCAGACAGGAACCTTTCCTTCCCTCGCCTGCCACCTGTTACTTCATGCCCGCATCACCTTTGAGTCTCCGACATAGAATTCATTGCATACAGGGCCATGCAGTGTTACCAACCTGCaggagataataaaatatttcctgggACTCTTGGGTAGTGATTGTCCTGAATAATTTAATATTCTGGCTAATCGTTTCCCTAAATGTCGTATGTGGATTACTAGTTTTCAGAGAATTAGAACATAATGAACTATCCTTAAGCACAACCTAAGAGTTATTTATTACATCTTTAAGATAGTTCAGGTGTCCCCAAAGTACAGTGTGACATACAGGTGACCAGAGTGCTTTTTGTACTTTGTATATACACAAGCTCTGAACAACTTTTTAAGAGAACGTAGACTTGCCATCTTTGTAGATACGTGAGGATTGGTTTTCAGACTCTGGCTGATATGCAGCCGATGTTTCGAGTAGGGTTCTCAAGGCGTTCTTATGGCTGTGTATTTCAGCGCTTACTGtggaaaagacattttcaagCACCAAGCACGATCATTCCTTCACTGATGTTTGACTCTATTACGATGTTTGCAGCTAATTGCAGAGACGACATGACGTGTGTGAAAGAAGAGATCTTTGGACCAGTTATGTCCATTTTACCATTTGACACTGAAGCTGAGGTTCTGGAAAGAGCCAATGATACCACTTTTGGCTTAGCAGCTGGTGTCTTTACCAGGTATGTGGGGAAGGACACTCAGGCAGCTTTGCAGGAAAAGGGGACGGATGCCGGGTCTGCCCAGAGAGGCCACTGCTCTCATTTCCTCTCTGGAGTTGACATGTTCATCAGCATTTTCTGCCTGCTCCAGGTGAGGTCCAAAGGTGCCCGAGTAGCATCTCGTAGTTTGCCCTGAATGGCCAGAGCCCCTGCtgttgagtttatttatttttcttttttttttattctttaattttttaaatattttatttatttatttatttggcagagagagagagagcacaagcagggggagcggcagaggcagagggagaaacaggccccccactaagcagggagcctgatgtgggacttgatcataggaccccgggatcacgacctgagccaaaggcaggcacttaacacactgagccacccaggtgccctatttgttttcttaaaagattttttatttacttatttgagagagagagaaagaacgagttgggggggcagagggcaagggagaagcaggctctccactgagcagggagcctgatcagggctcaatcccggactccaggaccatgacctgagtcggcAGACGCtcaatcaactaagccacccagtgcccctgctgttgagtttaagatttttttttttgagagagagtcagcgagagagagatcacaagctggaggaggggcagagggagagggagaagcaggcttcccgctgagcagagagagagcccgatgcggggcttgatgccaggaccctgggatcatgacccaaagcCGAAGGCactcgcttaaccgactgagacacctagGCGCCCCCTGCTATTGAGTTTAAattgaggtttattttattttatttttttttaagattttatttatttatttgacagagagagacacagtgagagagggaacataagcagggggagtgggagagggagaagcaggcttcccgcggagcagggagcctgatgcggggctcgatcccaggaccctgggatcatgacctgagcctaaggcagacgcttaaggactgagccacccaggcgcccctaaattgagCTTTAAACAGTGTTGATGAACATTCTatcctatttcattcattcattggacaAATATTTAAGGTCCTGATCTATGTGAAGCATCAGGTTGGTGCCTATTGAAAACCTACATGTCAAGGAATTTAGAAACCTATAAGCATATAAACACTGGGCAGTATTCTTCAAAAAGGTGATTTTCCGTGGCTTTAGAGTAATTCCTAATTGGAATGTGTTGTAAAATATGTAGGCCTTTTTTCAGTTGTTGCATATTTAGACTGTTGTTTCCAGTTGTAACTCTTGTAAGTAAAATTGTGATTAAGATCTTTGTACATAGGGGCTGCAAAACCGAGTGGAAGGCaaggcacagagatttcccatttacccacccccccacctgccATCATCAGTGTCTCCCACCCGAGGGTACATTGGTtgtaattgatgaacctacatacTGTAATTGCCCAAAGACCACAGTGACGTCAGGGCTTACTGTCGGTGTTGTACACCCCGTGGACTTGCACAGCGGTATCCACCGTTAGGGTAACA from the Halichoerus grypus chromosome 7, mHalGry1.hap1.1, whole genome shotgun sequence genome contains:
- the ALDH9A1 gene encoding 4-trimethylaminobutyraldehyde dehydrogenase, whose amino-acid sequence is MFLRARWAALAPLLRTLRPAPAAAMSTGTFVVSQPLNYRGGARVEPADASGTEKAFEPATGRVIATFTCSGEKEVNLAVQDAKAAFKIWSQKSGMERCRILLEAARIIRERKDELATVETINNGKSIFEARWDMDTSWQCLEYYAGLAASMAGEHIQLPGGSFGYTRREPLGVCVGIGAWNYPFQIACWKSAPALACGNAMVFKPSPFTPVSVLRLAEIYTEAGVPPGLFNVVQGGAATGQFLCQHPDVAKVSFTGSVPTGSKIMEMSAKGIKPVTLELGGKSPLIIFSDCDMENAVKGALMANFLTQGEVCCNGTRVFVQKEILDEFTREVVKRTQKIKIGDPLLEDTRMGPLINRPHLERVLGFVKLAKEQGAKVLCGGDIHVPEDPKLKDGYYMRPCVLTNCRDDMTCVKEEIFGPVMSILPFDTEAEVLERANDTTFGLAAGVFTRDIQRAHRVVARLQAGMCFINNYNVSPVELPFGGYKKSGFGRENGRVTIEYYSQLKTVCVEMGDVESAF